From a region of the Halolamina sp. CBA1230 genome:
- a CDS encoding MBL fold metallo-hydrolase — MTVHHDGLAVTWFGYATTRIETPGGFVAYLDPGRYGVLTGEWTPVGGGNPKDAAHPRSTDYRAEDADLVCVTHDHHYDSDAIRRVANEGTTVVVYEAVDPSGIDRDVDPVSELPGEVVRIGEEDHIAIDGVDGGADVWSVPAYNEPDGPRADADGDVSHPKGFGVGYRLSLGGTSVFWPGDSDALDAFAEISASLFLANIGGTVVSTAAESADLAERMEPDLVLPVHYNTIEILQADSGEFAKDIAKRGVPVVLDEQEG; from the coding sequence ATGACCGTACACCACGACGGCCTCGCCGTCACCTGGTTCGGCTACGCGACCACCCGCATCGAGACGCCCGGCGGCTTCGTCGCCTACCTCGACCCCGGCCGCTACGGCGTGCTCACGGGCGAGTGGACCCCCGTCGGCGGCGGCAACCCCAAAGACGCTGCCCACCCGCGATCAACCGACTACCGCGCGGAGGACGCCGATCTGGTCTGTGTCACTCACGACCACCACTACGACTCCGACGCCATCCGCCGCGTCGCGAACGAGGGGACGACCGTCGTCGTCTACGAGGCCGTCGACCCGTCGGGGATCGACCGCGACGTCGACCCCGTCTCTGAGCTCCCGGGCGAGGTCGTCCGGATCGGCGAGGAAGACCACATCGCGATCGACGGCGTCGACGGGGGTGCGGACGTGTGGTCGGTCCCGGCGTACAACGAACCCGACGGCCCGCGCGCCGACGCGGACGGCGACGTGAGCCACCCGAAGGGGTTCGGCGTTGGGTACCGACTCTCGCTCGGCGGTACCTCCGTCTTCTGGCCCGGCGACAGCGACGCGCTGGACGCGTTCGCCGAGATCTCGGCGTCGCTGTTCCTCGCGAACATCGGCGGCACCGTCGTCAGCACCGCCGCGGAGTCGGCCGACCTCGCCGAGCGCATGGAGCCGGACCTGGTGCTGCCGGTCCACTACAACACGATCGAGATCCTGCAGGCGGACTCAGGCGAGTTCGCCAAAGACATCGCCAAGCGTGGGGTTCCGGTCGTGCTCGACGAGCAGGAGGGGTAG
- the psmB gene encoding archaeal proteasome endopeptidase complex subunit beta, with amino-acid sequence MRTPADQSGLDPLSGDQSDVFGPELGEFPHADERRAQAATDEGMKTGTTTIGINAGDAVVLATDMRASMGNMVSSKDVQKVEQIHPTGALTIAGSVSAAQSLIETLKAESNLFEVRRSKQMSMQALSTLTGNLLRSGAFYIVSPILGGVDDTGAHVYSIDALGGTTEEEYAVSGSGSQFALGVLEQEFDEEMGVEGAKTVATKAIKSAMERDTASGNGINIAVVTDEGVEVTKEKDIDKLL; translated from the coding sequence ATGCGAACACCTGCTGATCAGTCAGGGCTCGACCCGCTGAGCGGCGACCAGTCCGACGTCTTCGGCCCCGAACTCGGCGAGTTCCCCCACGCCGACGAGCGTCGGGCACAGGCGGCGACCGACGAAGGGATGAAGACCGGGACCACGACCATCGGCATCAACGCCGGCGACGCGGTCGTGCTGGCGACGGACATGCGCGCCAGCATGGGCAACATGGTCTCCAGCAAGGACGTCCAGAAGGTCGAGCAGATCCACCCGACTGGCGCGCTCACCATCGCCGGCTCGGTGTCGGCGGCCCAGTCGCTGATCGAGACGCTGAAAGCCGAGTCGAACCTGTTCGAGGTCCGCCGCAGCAAGCAGATGTCGATGCAGGCACTCTCCACGCTGACGGGGAACCTCCTGCGTTCGGGCGCGTTCTACATCGTCTCGCCCATCCTGGGCGGCGTCGACGATACGGGCGCACACGTCTACTCCATCGACGCGCTCGGCGGCACGACCGAGGAGGAGTACGCCGTCTCCGGCTCCGGCTCCCAGTTCGCGCTGGGCGTGCTCGAGCAGGAGTTCGACGAGGAGATGGGCGTCGAGGGCGCGAAAACCGTCGCCACCAAGGCGATCAAGAGCGCGATGGAGCGCGACACCGCCTCCGGCAACGGGATCAACATCGCCGTCGTGACCGACGAGGGCGTCGAGGTCACGAAGGAGAAGGACATCGACAAGCTGCTCTAA
- a CDS encoding Rrf2 family transcriptional regulator, with the protein MSSIELTASQRTILRALVNLHGETESAVKGETIADEVGRNPGTIRNQMQSLKALQLVEGVPGPKGGYRPTTNAFDALDVQQMDEPASVPLVHEGEELSNVNVEEIHLTSVHNPDLCRAELHLRGSVKEFHEGDEVRAGPTPLSSLVVEGTVDGKDATANVVILEIDSMEAPAGETGH; encoded by the coding sequence ATGTCTTCGATCGAGCTGACGGCCAGCCAGCGAACGATCCTCAGGGCGCTCGTCAACCTCCACGGGGAGACCGAGTCCGCGGTCAAGGGCGAGACGATCGCCGACGAGGTGGGGCGCAACCCCGGGACGATCCGGAACCAGATGCAGAGCCTGAAAGCGCTCCAGTTGGTGGAGGGCGTCCCCGGCCCGAAGGGCGGGTACAGGCCGACGACCAACGCGTTCGACGCGCTCGACGTCCAGCAGATGGACGAGCCGGCATCGGTGCCGCTGGTCCACGAGGGCGAGGAGCTGTCGAACGTCAACGTCGAGGAGATCCACCTCACCAGCGTCCATAACCCCGACCTCTGTCGGGCCGAACTCCACCTGCGCGGCTCGGTGAAGGAGTTCCACGAGGGCGACGAGGTTCGCGCCGGACCCACCCCGCTGTCTTCCCTGGTCGTCGAAGGGACCGTCGACGGGAAGGACGCCACCGCGAACGTGGTGATCCTCGAGATCGACTCGATGGAGGCGCCGGCGGGCGAGACCGGGCACTGA
- the ligA gene encoding ATP-dependent DNA ligase LigA: MQFAAFADRAAELEAEPADLETVSLVAALLEDAGGDIETVARFLQGRVFPGWDARTLDVGPALCYAALAKAAGTNVTADDIEERLADEGEIGAVAAGLNLGGQQGLRAFAAEGGAASDGPTLAEIDEALREIAAAEGAGSEDTKLATLFGLFSRVSDAEARYLARLVLGEMRLGVGEGAVRDAVAEAFEVEAGLVADALQVSNDYGRVARIARDEGEDGLEEMSLTVGRPVQSMLAQAGTVTGALESWAEVAAEIKFDGARVQLHHHPNGIAPPEADREPTPDDPTVRLYSRNTSEVTDALPEIREFAAERLDAPAILDGEVVAVDDDGGPLPFQEVLRRFRRKHDVEQMREAVELELHAFDCLLDGREGSDGTDLLDAPFRERHGRLSDLLPAAASEVLYSDDADEIEAFERDALEAGHEGIMLKRPDSAYTPGDRGQDWLKRKPDVETLDCVVTGAEWGEGRRANEFGTFLLAVQGDDGYETVGKVATGITDEELAELTELLEPHVVHEDGQTVEFRPEVVFEVGYEEIQESPTYGAGYALRFPRFVGVREDKSPGDADTVERVERLADD, encoded by the coding sequence ATGCAGTTCGCCGCCTTCGCCGACCGCGCCGCCGAACTGGAAGCCGAGCCCGCCGACCTCGAGACCGTCTCGCTGGTCGCGGCCCTGCTGGAGGACGCCGGCGGCGACATCGAGACCGTCGCGCGCTTCCTCCAAGGACGGGTGTTCCCGGGCTGGGACGCCCGCACGCTCGACGTGGGTCCCGCGCTCTGCTACGCGGCGCTGGCGAAAGCCGCCGGCACGAACGTCACCGCCGACGACATCGAGGAACGGCTGGCCGACGAGGGCGAGATCGGCGCCGTCGCCGCGGGACTGAATCTCGGCGGCCAGCAGGGGCTGCGCGCGTTCGCGGCCGAAGGGGGCGCCGCCAGCGACGGCCCCACGCTCGCCGAGATCGACGAGGCGCTCCGGGAGATCGCCGCCGCCGAGGGGGCGGGCAGCGAGGACACCAAGCTCGCCACGCTGTTCGGCCTGTTCTCACGGGTCAGCGACGCGGAGGCGCGCTACCTCGCCCGCCTCGTGCTCGGGGAGATGCGGTTGGGGGTCGGCGAGGGGGCGGTTCGGGACGCCGTGGCGGAGGCGTTCGAAGTCGAGGCGGGGCTCGTCGCCGACGCGCTCCAGGTGAGCAACGACTACGGCCGGGTCGCCCGGATCGCCCGCGACGAGGGGGAAGACGGGCTGGAGGAGATGAGTCTCACGGTCGGCCGGCCGGTCCAGTCGATGCTCGCACAGGCCGGCACCGTCACCGGCGCGCTGGAGTCCTGGGCGGAAGTCGCCGCGGAGATCAAGTTCGACGGCGCGCGCGTCCAGCTCCACCACCACCCCAACGGGATCGCGCCGCCCGAGGCCGACCGCGAGCCGACGCCCGACGATCCGACCGTCCGGCTCTACTCCCGGAACACCTCGGAGGTCACGGACGCCCTCCCCGAGATCAGGGAGTTCGCCGCGGAACGGCTCGACGCGCCGGCGATCCTCGACGGCGAGGTGGTCGCGGTCGACGACGACGGCGGCCCGCTGCCGTTCCAGGAGGTGCTGCGGCGCTTCCGCCGGAAACACGACGTCGAGCAGATGCGCGAGGCGGTCGAACTCGAACTCCACGCGTTCGACTGCCTGCTCGACGGGCGCGAGGGGAGCGACGGGACGGACCTGCTCGACGCGCCGTTCCGGGAGCGCCACGGTCGACTGAGCGACCTCCTGCCCGCGGCCGCGAGCGAGGTGCTGTACAGCGACGACGCCGACGAGATCGAGGCGTTCGAGCGGGACGCGCTGGAAGCGGGCCACGAGGGGATCATGCTCAAACGGCCCGACTCCGCGTACACCCCCGGCGACCGCGGGCAGGACTGGCTCAAGCGCAAGCCGGACGTGGAGACGCTGGACTGCGTCGTCACCGGCGCGGAGTGGGGCGAGGGGCGCCGCGCCAACGAGTTCGGCACGTTCCTGCTCGCGGTGCAGGGCGACGACGGCTACGAGACCGTCGGCAAGGTCGCGACGGGGATCACCGACGAGGAGCTCGCGGAGCTGACGGAACTGCTCGAACCCCACGTCGTCCACGAGGACGGCCAGACCGTCGAGTTCCGGCCCGAAGTCGTGTTCGAGGTCGGGTACGAGGAAATTCAAGAGTCGCCGACCTACGGCGCCGGCTACGCGCTTCGGTTCCCGCGGTTCGTGGGGGTTCGGGAGGACAAGTCGCCCGGGGATGCGGACACTGTCGAGCGTGTGGAGCGGTTGGCCGACGACTGA